In a single window of the Maridesulfovibrio bastinii DSM 16055 genome:
- a CDS encoding helix-turn-helix domain-containing protein, whose protein sequence is MNSTLCRTLRKMLADGFEQYDGVIDPVVYDRLKCEKPERAYWICNWPIMHCLGCNRRCTPKDIRGFQLVLPTESSTNNNANPQPVDKIAALLNKKFLRPDEAAFCLNVSERKIRNWVAEGVLITLKRKPIRITSESVKEEMGLLDI, encoded by the coding sequence ATGAACAGCACTCTTTGCCGGACACTTAGAAAGATGTTGGCCGACGGGTTTGAGCAGTACGACGGTGTGATTGATCCTGTCGTCTATGACAGGCTGAAATGTGAAAAGCCGGAGCGTGCTTACTGGATATGTAATTGGCCGATTATGCACTGTCTGGGGTGTAACAGACGTTGTACACCAAAAGATATACGAGGTTTTCAGCTTGTTTTGCCGACAGAATCATCAACCAATAATAATGCTAATCCGCAACCAGTAGATAAAATTGCTGCTCTATTAAACAAAAAGTTTTTACGCCCGGATGAAGCCGCTTTCTGTCTTAATGTCTCAGAAAGAAAAATAAGAAATTGGGTTGCTGAAGGCGTTCTCATTACTCTAAAACGTAAACCAATTAGGATTACATCTGAAAGCGTTAAAGAAGAAATGGGCTTACTAGATATTTAG